Below is a genomic region from Helicobacter pylori.
TTTTAGATTTTTTTGCAGGCAGTGGGACAACAGCGCAAGCGGTTATAGAAGTTAATAAGGATTATTATTTGAATTGGTCTTTTTATTTGTGCCAAAAAGAAGAAAAAATTAAAAATAACCCGCAAGCTGCCAGCATTTTAAAAAACAAGGGGTATCAAAACACGATTTCAAACATCATGCTGTTGCGTTTAGAAAAGATCATCAAAAGCCATGAATACGAAATTTTAAGATAAAACGAATAGCGTTTTAAATATTATTTTTCAAACCCCTACACCCTATCCACGCTCAAAATTTCAGCGCTCGCTCTGGCTTTTTCATTACTCAATTCAATTTTATCGCCCCTTTTTAATGCCTCTAATTCTATCGCTTGATTATTCTTGCTCACCAACACCCCGAATTGGGGCAATTTCAAATTGGCATGAGCGAGTTTAAGGGCATTCTCTAGCCTATTTAATCGCTCTGTTTTAGTTTGTAAAAAAGGGCTTGTTAATGTTTGAGTAGAGATTTTTTCTAAAAGCGTTTTTTTAAAGCGTAAAAATTCTAAGGTTTTATTTTCTAAAGCGATTTTTAGTTTCTCTAGTTTTAAGGTGTTTAAATGGTGCTTGTTTTCAAAACTCAATCGTTTTAAAAAATCCGCTAAATGCTCTAAATGCGCCTTTTTTTGGTGGAGCAAAGTTTTAAAAGAGCGGTGCAATTTCACATTAAACCCATCAAGTCTTTGCAACCATTCATCGCTATTGGGGAGTAAAATCTCCATCGCATTTGAAGGCGTAGAAGCCCTTAAATCCGCCACCAAATCGCTCAATAAAAAATCGCTCTCATGCCCAATAGCTGACATGCTGAAAGTTTTAGCCAAATGCAATGCATCAGCGATTTTCTCATCATTGAAAGAATACAAATCCTCCATGCTCCCCCCACCCCTAGCCATTACAATCGCATCAAAAGCGTTTTTTGTGTCATGAAAACTATCCGCATAAGCGATGCTCTCCACCACGCTTTGAACGCACCCCTCCCCTTGCATTAGAGTATTGATGCAAACCAATTCACACATCGGCCATCGTTTGGAAGCGATCTTTTTCATGTCCGCCCAAGCGGCTGAATTTTGAGAAGTGATGACTGCCACTCGTTTAGGAAAATGCGGTTTGGGCAATTTATTGGCTTCATCAAAATAGCCTTTAAGGCGTAATTTTTCTTTCAATTGCTCTAAAGCTAGGGTTAATGAACCTATCTCTTTAGGCTCTATTTCAAAGCAATTGATTTGATAATCCCCCCTTGGAACATACACGCTAACACCCCCAAAAACAACCACTTCCTGCCCTTCTTTTAAAGCGAATTTAAGCCTGTTAGCGTTCCCTTTAAACAGCACGCATTTAATAACTGACTGGCTGTCTTTGAGCGAAAAATACGCATGGCCGCTCACCTTATGGACAGTCAAATTACTCACTTCCCCTTGAACCCTAATTTGCAAAAAAGTCACTTCTAAAAGGGCTTTGATTTGCGTATTGATTTCGCTCACGCTCAACACATGCACCAACTCCCCCTTTTATAGCAAACGAGTGAGATCATTGAAAAGCCCTAAAAACATGACAAAAACCAAAAACCCCACCCCCGCTAGCCACAACGCATTTTGTATGGGTGTTGGCAAAGCGATATGAAAAATATTTTTAAAAACAACCCCTAGCATTTGTGCCCCATCTAAGGCTGGAATGGGTAGTAAGTTTAAAATCCCTAAATTGATAGACAAAAACGCCCCAAACAACAAAAGCATGCTCAAACTATTGGCATGGCTTAACGCCCCCACAATGCCTATTACCCCACTCAATTCCTTAACTGAAGCGCTCCCCATAATCAAACGCTTTAAAGAATCCACGATCAAAACAACGCCCTCTTTAAACCGACTCAAGGCCTGCTTGAACGCCTGAATTAAGGAATAAGAAACAATGCCTGTTTTTTGCATGTCCGGTTTAATGCCTATGATTTTATACCGGATCATTTCATTAGGATCGTTAGAATCGCTTATCACCGCCACGATTTTAGGGGTCAGTCGTTTTTCTAAAATCTGATGGTTGCGCTCTATTTCTAAAACCAACTCGCCTCTAGAACGCGCCACTACGCTTCTAATCTCTCTAAAACTCGCTATTTTTTTGTGGTTGATAGAAAGGATTTTATCCCCCTTTAATAGCCCGGCTTCTAGCGCGTTTTTTTCTAAATCGCCAATGACAGGCAGTAAGACTTTTTCCCCACCCAATGCCAGAAAAAAATACACTAAAACCGCAAAAAGAAAATTAAAAAACGCCCCCCCAAATAGTATCCATAGTTTTTGGAAAGGGCTTTTTTGCGCATAGCTATCATTCGTGCTTTCATTCGTTTCATTTTCTTCTTTATCCATGCCCTTTAATTTCACATAGCCCCCAAGCGGGATCAAAGACAAAGCGAATTGCGTGCCAAAAAGCTTAAAAAAATAGAGTTTTTTACCAAAACCAATGCTAAACACTTCTACCTTGACCCCACAAATCCTAGCGATAGTGAAATGCCCTAATTCATGGACAAAGATTAAAAACGCCAGCATTAAAACTGCTATAACAAACATCATACCCCTGCAGGCTCTTTGGTGTTAGGATCTTTTATCATCGGCTCTTTTGAAGGCGTGGGCACTATAGGGGGCGTGGGCGTTGTGGTTTTTGGGATTTCTTTATCTTCTCGTGGGGGTTTTTGCCACAACTCTGTCAAAGCCGCCGCTTTTTTAGGATCCATTTTGGCTAAAATTTTACCTAGTTCTTGGGGTTTTAGCGCCATTAAAATTTCTAAGGCGTTTTGAGTGGGTAGATTTTCTAAAATCAAGGCGGACTTAGAATCTTTCATTTTAGAGTAAGTCTCGCCAATCTTGCTGTCTTTAGCCTGCTTGATTTCTCTTAAAATGCCTTCGTTTTCTTCTATCAAATTTTTAAGGCGTTTTTTTTCTTCCGTTTGTAAGGTTTTAAAGGCTTCTTCTTTAGCGGCTAATTTTTTCAGTTTTTCTTCCACTTCTTTTTCTTTTTTGTTTAACAGATCGTTTTTTTCGTCTAAAAGGCGTGCATTTTCGGTTTGTAAGATCCTTAAAGACTGCTCTTTTTCGCTCAATCGGCGCAAATCGTCTTTCAATTCGGCTTTTTTGGATTCAAAAATCGCAGAGCATTGCAACAATTCTTGCGCGGCTTCTTCGCCAAAGAGTGCTTGTAAAATCAGACCCATTAACAAGATTTTACGCATGCAAGCCCTCTTTTTGCCAGTGTAAAATCATGGCGTTTTC
It encodes:
- the xseA gene encoding exodeoxyribonuclease VII large subunit — protein: MHVLSVSEINTQIKALLEVTFLQIRVQGEVSNLTVHKVSGHAYFSLKDSQSVIKCVLFKGNANRLKFALKEGQEVVVFGGVSVYVPRGDYQINCFEIEPKEIGSLTLALEQLKEKLRLKGYFDEANKLPKPHFPKRVAVITSQNSAAWADMKKIASKRWPMCELVCINTLMQGEGCVQSVVESIAYADSFHDTKNAFDAIVMARGGGSMEDLYSFNDEKIADALHLAKTFSMSAIGHESDFLLSDLVADLRASTPSNAMEILLPNSDEWLQRLDGFNVKLHRSFKTLLHQKKAHLEHLADFLKRLSFENKHHLNTLKLEKLKIALENKTLEFLRFKKTLLEKISTQTLTSPFLQTKTERLNRLENALKLAHANLKLPQFGVLVSKNNQAIELEALKRGDKIELSNEKARASAEILSVDRV
- the rseP gene encoding RIP metalloprotease RseP produces the protein MFVIAVLMLAFLIFVHELGHFTIARICGVKVEVFSIGFGKKLYFFKLFGTQFALSLIPLGGYVKLKGMDKEENETNESTNDSYAQKSPFQKLWILFGGAFFNFLFAVLVYFFLALGGEKVLLPVIGDLEKNALEAGLLKGDKILSINHKKIASFREIRSVVARSRGELVLEIERNHQILEKRLTPKIVAVISDSNDPNEMIRYKIIGIKPDMQKTGIVSYSLIQAFKQALSRFKEGVVLIVDSLKRLIMGSASVKELSGVIGIVGALSHANSLSMLLLFGAFLSINLGILNLLPIPALDGAQMLGVVFKNIFHIALPTPIQNALWLAGVGFLVFVMFLGLFNDLTRLL
- a CDS encoding MotE family protein: MRKILLMGLILQALFGEEAAQELLQCSAIFESKKAELKDDLRRLSEKEQSLRILQTENARLLDEKNDLLNKKEKEVEEKLKKLAAKEEAFKTLQTEEKKRLKNLIEENEGILREIKQAKDSKIGETYSKMKDSKSALILENLPTQNALEILMALKPQELGKILAKMDPKKAAALTELWQKPPREDKEIPKTTTPTPPIVPTPSKEPMIKDPNTKEPAGV